The following are from one region of the Actinomyces sp. oral taxon 897 genome:
- a CDS encoding N-acetyl-gamma-glutamyl-phosphate reductase: MSWTAAVAGATGYAGGEVLRLLASHPYLEVGALTASSSAGTRLGEHHPHLAALARRRVEPTDVAHLLDHDVVVLALPHGASGAVTAALEEAGAAAGHTPLLLDCGADHRLTSARAWEDYYGPGFCPPWTYGMPELLHAGETTATAQRRALASTRHVAVPGCNVTAVTLAVQPGVAAGLLDPGALTAVLAVGYSGAGRALRPHLTASAALGGAQPYAVGGTHRHIPEVVQNLEVAGAPAGSVRLSLTPVLVPMSRGILATVTAPVSDAVASAPDPQALLRAPWEAAYGPAGTVGGTQGTEGAPASGPGTPADGGPGVNPAEGEPAPTGGEALVNLLEPGTWPTTGAVLGSGLATVQVTYDARAGVATMLCAIDNLGKGTASAALQCLNLALGLPEDTGVITEGVAP, from the coding sequence ATGAGCTGGACAGCAGCGGTCGCCGGAGCGACCGGTTACGCCGGGGGAGAGGTCCTGCGCCTCCTGGCCTCGCACCCCTACCTGGAGGTCGGTGCGCTCACCGCCTCCTCCAGCGCCGGCACCCGTCTCGGTGAGCACCACCCCCACCTGGCCGCCCTGGCCCGACGCCGGGTGGAGCCCACCGACGTCGCCCACCTGCTGGACCACGACGTCGTCGTGCTGGCCCTGCCGCACGGGGCCTCAGGGGCCGTCACCGCCGCCCTGGAGGAGGCGGGGGCCGCCGCCGGTCACACCCCCCTGCTCCTGGACTGCGGGGCCGACCACCGCCTGACTAGCGCCAGGGCCTGGGAGGACTACTACGGTCCCGGCTTCTGCCCGCCCTGGACCTACGGCATGCCCGAGCTCCTGCACGCCGGGGAGACCACCGCCACCGCCCAGCGCCGCGCCCTGGCCAGCACCCGGCACGTCGCCGTGCCCGGGTGCAACGTCACCGCCGTGACCCTGGCCGTCCAGCCGGGCGTCGCCGCGGGCCTGCTGGACCCCGGCGCCCTGACCGCGGTCCTGGCCGTGGGCTACTCCGGGGCCGGCAGAGCGCTCAGGCCCCACCTGACGGCCTCGGCCGCCCTGGGAGGTGCCCAGCCCTACGCCGTCGGCGGCACCCACCGCCACATCCCCGAGGTCGTCCAGAACCTGGAGGTCGCCGGCGCCCCCGCCGGGTCGGTGCGCCTGTCCCTGACCCCCGTCCTGGTCCCCATGAGCCGCGGCATCCTGGCCACCGTCACCGCCCCGGTGTCCGACGCCGTCGCCAGCGCCCCCGACCCCCAGGCCCTTCTGCGTGCCCCCTGGGAGGCCGCCTACGGCCCCGCTGGTACGGTCGGCGGTACGCAGGGCACAGAGGGTGCCCCGGCCAGCGGCCCCGGTACCCCGGCCGACGGCGGTCCTGGCGTGAACCCGGCCGAGGGCGAGCCCGCCCCGACCGGCGGCGAGGCCCTGGTCAACCTCCTGGAGCCGGGCACCTGGCCCACCACCGGGGCGGTCCTGGGCTCGGGCCTGGCGACCGTCCAGGTCACCTACGACGCCCGCGCCGGGGTCGCCACTATGCTGTGCGCCATTGACAACCTGGGCAAGGGGACCGCCTCCGCCGCCCTCCAGTGCCTCAACCTCGCCCTCGGCCTGCCCGAGGACACCGGCGTTATCACCGAAGGAGTCGCCCCATGA
- the argJ gene encoding bifunctional glutamate N-acetyltransferase/amino-acid acetyltransferase ArgJ: protein MSVTTATGFRAAGVVAGLKRSGKPDLALVVNDGPLDVAAGVFTTNRVVAAPVVWSRQAVADGAARAVVLNSGSANACTGAAGYADTVATAEKVAGLLGCRAQDVLVCSTGVIGEPIAMPALLAGTEVAASELAATTQAAHWAALAIMTTDTVPKEDALTVSGSQGSWSVGGMIKGVGMLAPGMATVLGVLTTDAVVTPEVAARVLASAAGRTVNRINSDGCMSTNDSVLLLASGASGVSPDPGELQEAVTEVLGRLGRRLVADAEGATHDIAVTVTGAVSEAAALAAARTVSSSNLLKCAVAGQDPNWGRVLAQLGTVPEEVCPFDPGQVDVAMNGVTIFAHGALGSDRSEVDMSPRETRIDISLNAGDATATVWTNDLTHGYVTINADYTT from the coding sequence ATGAGCGTGACCACCGCCACAGGCTTCCGGGCCGCTGGAGTCGTCGCCGGGCTCAAGCGCTCGGGCAAGCCGGACCTGGCCCTGGTCGTCAACGACGGCCCCCTGGACGTGGCCGCAGGCGTCTTCACCACCAACCGGGTGGTGGCCGCCCCGGTGGTCTGGTCCCGCCAGGCGGTCGCCGACGGCGCCGCCCGCGCCGTCGTCCTGAACTCCGGCTCCGCCAACGCCTGCACCGGCGCCGCCGGCTACGCCGACACCGTGGCCACCGCCGAGAAGGTCGCCGGCCTGCTGGGGTGCCGTGCCCAGGACGTGCTGGTGTGCTCCACCGGCGTCATCGGCGAGCCCATCGCCATGCCCGCGCTCCTGGCGGGCACGGAGGTCGCCGCCAGCGAGCTCGCCGCCACCACCCAGGCCGCCCACTGGGCCGCCCTGGCCATTATGACCACGGACACGGTCCCCAAGGAGGACGCCCTGACCGTCTCCGGCTCCCAGGGGAGCTGGTCCGTGGGGGGCATGATCAAGGGCGTGGGCATGCTCGCCCCCGGCATGGCCACCGTCCTGGGGGTGCTCACCACCGACGCCGTCGTGACGCCGGAGGTGGCGGCCCGGGTGCTGGCGTCGGCGGCAGGGCGCACCGTCAACCGCATTAACTCCGACGGCTGCATGTCCACCAACGACTCCGTCCTCCTGCTGGCCTCCGGCGCCTCGGGCGTGTCCCCCGACCCCGGGGAGCTCCAGGAGGCCGTCACCGAGGTCCTGGGCCGCCTGGGCCGCCGCCTGGTGGCCGACGCCGAGGGCGCCACCCACGACATTGCCGTCACCGTGACCGGCGCCGTCAGCGAGGCCGCCGCACTGGCCGCCGCCCGCACGGTGTCCTCCTCCAACCTCCTCAAGTGCGCCGTCGCCGGGCAGGATCCCAACTGGGGCCGGGTCCTGGCCCAGCTCGGCACCGTCCCGGAGGAGGTCTGCCCCTTTGACCCCGGGCAGGTGGACGTGGCCATGAACGGGGTGACGATCTTCGCCCACGGGGCCCTGGGGAGCGACCGCTCCGAGGTGGACATGAGCCCCCGGGAGACCCGCATCGACATCAGCCTCAACGCGGGCGACGCGACGGCCACCGTCTGGACCAACGACCTCACCCACGGCTACGTCACCATTAACGCGGACTACACCACATGA